A genomic stretch from Streptomyces venezuelae ATCC 10712 includes:
- a CDS encoding acyl-CoA dehydrogenase family protein, whose protein sequence is MSAPTQRPKVTAHEARQTAEAARERDWHKPSFAKELFLGRFRLDLVHPHPLPADEDVRRGEAFLAALREFCETRIDGARIEREARVPDETITGLKELGALGMKIDRKYGGLGLTQLYYNRALALVGSASPAVGALLSAHQSIGVPQPLKLFGTQEQKDAFLPRLARTDISAFLLTEPDVGSDPARLATSAVPDGDSYVLDGVKLWTTNGVIADLLVVMARVPASDGHPGGITAFVVEADSPGITVEHRNAFMGLRGLENGVTRFHGVRVPAANRIGPEGAGLKIALTTLNTGRLSLPAACAGAGKWCLRIAREWAGVREQWGGPVGRHEAVGTKISFIAATTFALEAVVDLASQMADEDRNDIRIEAALAKLYGSEMAWLIADELVQIRGGRGYETADSLAARGERAVPAEQLLRDLRINRIFEGSTEIMHLLIAREAVDAHLSVAGDLIDPGASLADKAKAGARAGGFYARWLPGLVTGPGQLPGSYAEFGALAGHLRYVERTSRKLARSTFYAMSRWQGRMELKQAFLGRIVDIGAELFAMSAACVRAEHLRDTGDHGAEAHQLADAFCRQARLRTEELFGRLWSNTDDVDRRVADGVLAGRYTWLEQGIVDPSDEGPWIADATPGPATGEDVHRRVP, encoded by the coding sequence ATGTCCGCGCCCACCCAGCGCCCCAAGGTCACCGCTCACGAGGCCCGGCAGACCGCCGAGGCAGCCCGTGAGCGGGACTGGCACAAGCCCAGCTTCGCCAAGGAACTCTTCCTCGGCAGGTTCCGGCTCGACCTCGTCCATCCCCACCCGCTCCCCGCCGACGAGGACGTCCGGCGCGGCGAGGCCTTCCTCGCCGCCCTCCGCGAGTTCTGCGAGACCCGGATCGACGGCGCCCGCATCGAGCGCGAGGCCCGCGTCCCCGACGAGACGATCACCGGGCTCAAGGAGCTCGGCGCGCTCGGCATGAAGATCGACCGGAAGTACGGCGGCCTCGGCCTCACCCAGCTGTACTACAACCGTGCCCTCGCCCTCGTCGGCTCCGCCAGCCCCGCCGTCGGGGCGCTGCTCTCCGCGCATCAGTCGATCGGCGTACCGCAGCCGCTGAAACTGTTCGGCACCCAGGAGCAGAAGGACGCCTTCCTGCCCCGGCTCGCCCGTACGGACATCTCGGCGTTCCTGCTCACCGAGCCCGACGTCGGCTCCGACCCGGCGCGGCTCGCCACCAGCGCCGTACCGGACGGGGACTCGTACGTCCTCGACGGGGTGAAGCTCTGGACCACCAACGGCGTCATCGCCGACCTCCTCGTCGTCATGGCCCGGGTGCCCGCGTCGGACGGGCACCCCGGAGGCATCACCGCCTTCGTCGTCGAGGCCGACTCGCCCGGCATCACCGTCGAGCACCGCAACGCCTTCATGGGCCTGCGCGGCCTGGAGAACGGCGTCACCCGCTTCCACGGCGTCCGGGTCCCCGCCGCGAACCGCATCGGACCCGAGGGCGCCGGGCTCAAGATCGCCCTCACCACCCTCAACACCGGCCGCCTCTCGCTCCCCGCCGCCTGCGCGGGCGCCGGGAAGTGGTGCCTGAGGATCGCCCGCGAATGGGCGGGCGTCCGAGAGCAGTGGGGCGGTCCGGTCGGTCGGCACGAGGCCGTCGGCACCAAGATCTCCTTCATCGCGGCCACCACCTTCGCCCTGGAGGCGGTCGTCGACCTCGCCTCCCAGATGGCCGACGAGGACCGCAACGACATCCGCATCGAGGCCGCCCTCGCCAAGCTGTACGGCTCCGAGATGGCCTGGCTCATCGCCGACGAACTCGTCCAGATCCGGGGCGGCCGGGGCTACGAGACCGCCGACTCGCTCGCCGCCCGCGGCGAACGGGCCGTCCCCGCCGAGCAGCTCCTGCGCGACCTCCGGATCAACCGGATCTTCGAGGGCTCGACCGAGATCATGCACCTGCTGATCGCCCGCGAGGCCGTCGACGCCCACCTCTCCGTCGCCGGGGACCTCATCGACCCCGGCGCGTCGCTCGCCGACAAGGCGAAGGCGGGGGCACGCGCCGGTGGCTTCTACGCCCGCTGGCTGCCGGGACTCGTCACCGGCCCCGGGCAGCTCCCGGGCTCGTACGCGGAGTTCGGCGCCCTCGCCGGGCACCTCCGGTACGTCGAGCGGACCTCCCGCAAGCTCGCCCGCTCCACCTTCTACGCGATGTCCCGCTGGCAGGGGCGGATGGAGCTCAAGCAGGCGTTCCTCGGCCGGATCGTCGACATCGGCGCGGAGCTCTTCGCGATGAGTGCGGCGTGCGTACGGGCCGAGCACCTGCGGGACACCGGCGACCACGGGGCCGAGGCGCACCAGCTCGCCGACGCCTTCTGCCGGCAGGCCCGGCTGCGGACCGAGGAGCTGTTCGGACGGCTCTGGTCGAACACGGACGACGTCGACCGGCGGGTCGCGGACGGGGTGCTGGCCGGCCGGTACACCTGGCTGGAGCAGGGCATCGTCGACCCGAGCGACGAGGGTCCGTGGATCGCGGACGCCACGCCGGGGCCCGCGACGGGGGAGGACGTCCACCGCCGGGTGCCCTGA
- a CDS encoding aldehyde dehydrogenase family protein, with amino-acid sequence MTTTHAFWLAGREATGEATFDVTNSFDGRLVGKVSVPTEAQVEEAVAAAHAVVDEFAATPAHVRAAALDHVSKRLAERTEEIALVISAENGKPIKWARGEVGRAVSVFRFAAEEARRWNAGEAQRLDTEAGGAGRLALTRRIPKGVVLGIAPFNFPLNLSAHKVAPAIAVGAPIILKPAPSTPISSLILGELLAETDLPAGSWSILTVPNDRMPALVQDERLPVISFTGSDKVGYAIQQSVPHKHCTLELGGNAAAVVLPDWSSEEDLDWAASRIATFSNYQGGQSCISVQRVIVDSSVHDRLLPKIVAAVEAQVTGDPSDAATDVGPLVDEAAAQRVESWVDEAVAAGAKLLVGGKREGATYAPTVLTELPADVTLARSEVFGPVLTIAVVDGEAEAFAAVNDSDFGLQAGVFTHDLQAAFRAHRALEVGGVIVGDVPSYRADQMPYGGAKRSGVGREGVKYAMDDYTYERVLVLTGLAL; translated from the coding sequence ATGACGACCACCCACGCCTTCTGGCTCGCCGGCCGCGAGGCCACCGGCGAGGCCACCTTCGACGTCACGAACTCCTTCGACGGACGTCTGGTCGGCAAGGTCAGCGTGCCCACCGAGGCCCAGGTCGAAGAGGCCGTCGCCGCCGCGCACGCCGTCGTCGACGAGTTCGCCGCGACCCCCGCGCACGTCCGCGCCGCCGCCCTCGACCACGTGTCGAAGCGGCTCGCCGAGCGCACCGAGGAGATCGCCCTGGTGATCTCCGCCGAGAACGGCAAGCCCATCAAGTGGGCCCGCGGCGAGGTCGGCCGTGCCGTCTCCGTCTTCCGTTTCGCCGCCGAGGAGGCCCGCCGCTGGAACGCCGGCGAGGCCCAGCGCCTGGACACCGAGGCCGGCGGCGCGGGCCGCCTCGCGCTGACCCGCCGCATCCCCAAGGGTGTCGTCCTCGGCATCGCGCCGTTCAACTTCCCGCTGAACCTCAGCGCCCACAAGGTCGCCCCGGCCATCGCCGTCGGCGCCCCCATCATCCTCAAGCCGGCCCCGTCGACCCCGATCTCCTCCCTGATCCTGGGCGAGCTCCTGGCCGAGACCGACCTGCCGGCCGGCTCCTGGTCGATCCTCACCGTGCCGAACGACCGGATGCCCGCCCTCGTCCAGGACGAGCGCCTCCCCGTCATCTCCTTCACCGGTTCGGACAAGGTCGGCTACGCCATCCAGCAGTCGGTGCCGCACAAGCACTGCACCCTGGAGCTCGGCGGCAACGCCGCGGCCGTCGTCCTCCCCGACTGGTCCTCCGAGGAGGACCTGGACTGGGCGGCCAGCCGCATCGCCACCTTCTCCAACTACCAGGGCGGCCAGTCCTGCATCTCCGTCCAGCGCGTGATCGTCGACTCCTCCGTCCACGACCGCCTGCTGCCGAAGATCGTCGCCGCCGTCGAGGCGCAGGTCACCGGTGACCCGTCCGACGCCGCCACCGACGTCGGCCCGCTGGTCGACGAGGCCGCCGCGCAGCGCGTCGAGTCCTGGGTGGACGAGGCCGTCGCCGCCGGCGCCAAGCTCCTCGTGGGCGGCAAGCGCGAGGGCGCGACCTACGCCCCGACCGTGCTCACCGAGCTCCCGGCCGACGTCACCCTGGCCCGCTCCGAGGTCTTCGGCCCGGTCCTGACGATCGCCGTGGTCGACGGCGAGGCCGAGGCCTTCGCCGCGGTCAACGACTCGGACTTCGGCCTCCAGGCCGGTGTCTTCACCCACGACCTCCAGGCCGCCTTCCGCGCCCACCGTGCCCTCGAGGTCGGCGGCGTGATCGTCGGTGACGTCCCCTCGTACCGCGCCGACCAGATGCCGTACGGCGGTGCCAAGCGCTCCGGCGTCGGCCGCGAGGGCGTCAAGTACGCGATGGACGACTACACCTACGAGCGCGTCCTCGTCCTGACGGGCCTCGCGCTCTGA
- a CDS encoding PE-PGRS family protein → MADTDATAGAAPAPEDGTTVIGLGVTGVAGYARPAPRDPAREQSARAGVLGVGDQSAHSPGVAGFGEIGVIGSGSLCGVHGRGETGVRGETLFSEGVYGVARATGAGVVGESKDGPGVLASSRTDAGLRAQSVTDVGGVFSSGNGAQIELTPLLADDPDVTVRLPAAGRLGQLAALSDDGSTCRLYLCVQAPENAPAHWAEIQLGPPVEGGPQ, encoded by the coding sequence ATGGCGGACACCGACGCGACGGCCGGAGCGGCCCCGGCCCCCGAGGACGGCACGACAGTGATCGGGCTGGGGGTGACCGGGGTCGCCGGGTACGCCCGGCCCGCCCCCCGGGACCCGGCCAGGGAACAGTCGGCCCGCGCGGGGGTGCTCGGCGTCGGGGACCAGTCCGCGCACTCGCCGGGAGTGGCCGGATTCGGTGAGATCGGCGTGATCGGCAGCGGGTCCCTGTGCGGTGTGCACGGGCGCGGCGAGACCGGGGTGCGGGGCGAGACGCTCTTCAGTGAGGGCGTCTACGGAGTGGCCAGGGCGACCGGCGCGGGGGTCGTCGGGGAGAGCAAGGACGGCCCCGGCGTCCTGGCGTCGAGCCGGACCGACGCCGGCCTGCGGGCGCAGTCCGTCACGGACGTGGGCGGGGTCTTCAGCTCGGGGAACGGCGCGCAGATCGAGCTCACGCCGCTGCTCGCCGACGACCCGGACGTCACCGTCCGGCTGCCCGCGGCGGGCCGCCTCGGCCAGCTCGCCGCCCTGAGCGACGACGGCTCGACCTGCCGCCTCTACCTGTGCGTCCAGGCCCCCGAGAACGCCCCGGCCCACTGGGCCGAGATCCAACTGGGCCCGCCGGTCGAGGGCGGCCCCCAGTAG
- a CDS encoding EamA family transporter produces MTSPAVDPAPEASPAAAELRTAAPGPTGPAAPAVPARRITGAVWAALGIVYVVWGSTYLGIRIAVETMPPFLSAGARFVTAGLLLTGIIAWRQGPAALKVTRRQLGSAVLIGLLLILGGNGLVVLAETGIPSGLAALLISVVPAWVVILKAATGQRPTAGGLAGVLLGLVGLAVLTLPGISGDVKAGGVVLVVVATLLWSVGSFSSSRLPMPGNPFTASAYEMIAGGLAGLAVGLFRGEQHGLDLTAISGRSWAALAYLVVFGSLIAFTAYAWLLQAAPLSLVATYAYVNPVVAVALGALVLGEALSWPIVLGGAIVVGGVCLIVSTERRG; encoded by the coding sequence ATGACAAGCCCCGCCGTCGACCCGGCCCCCGAGGCGTCCCCGGCCGCCGCCGAGCTCCGTACCGCAGCACCCGGCCCCACCGGCCCCGCCGCCCCGGCGGTCCCCGCCCGCCGGATCACCGGCGCCGTGTGGGCCGCGCTCGGCATCGTGTACGTCGTGTGGGGATCGACCTACCTCGGCATCCGGATCGCCGTCGAGACGATGCCGCCCTTCCTCTCCGCGGGCGCCCGCTTCGTCACCGCCGGCCTGCTCCTCACCGGGATCATCGCCTGGCGCCAGGGCCCCGCCGCCCTCAAGGTCACCCGACGCCAGCTCGGCTCGGCCGTCCTCATCGGCCTGCTCCTGATCCTCGGCGGCAACGGCCTCGTCGTCCTCGCCGAGACCGGCATACCCTCCGGCCTCGCCGCCCTGCTCATCTCCGTCGTCCCGGCCTGGGTCGTGATCCTCAAGGCCGCCACGGGGCAGCGGCCGACCGCCGGCGGTCTCGCCGGGGTGCTGCTCGGGCTCGTCGGGCTCGCGGTGCTCACCCTGCCGGGGATCAGCGGTGACGTGAAGGCCGGCGGGGTGGTCCTCGTCGTGGTCGCGACCCTGCTGTGGTCCGTCGGCTCGTTCTCCTCCTCGCGCCTCCCGATGCCGGGCAACCCCTTCACGGCCAGCGCGTACGAGATGATCGCGGGCGGTCTCGCGGGTCTCGCCGTCGGCCTCTTCCGGGGTGAGCAGCACGGCCTGGACCTGACCGCGATCTCGGGCCGTTCCTGGGCCGCCCTCGCCTACCTCGTCGTCTTCGGCTCGCTGATCGCCTTCACCGCGTACGCGTGGCTGCTCCAGGCGGCGCCGCTGTCGCTCGTCGCCACCTACGCGTACGTGAACCCCGTCGTGGCCGTCGCCCTCGGCGCCCTCGTCCTCGGTGAGGCACTGTCGTGGCCCATCGTCCTCGGCGGCGCGATCGTCGTCGGCGGCGTCTGTCTCATCGTCTCGACCGAACGGCGCGGCTGA